One genomic segment of Mesoterricola silvestris includes these proteins:
- a CDS encoding UbiX family flavin prenyltransferase, which produces MENRRIILAITGATGAGFGVAVARRLAANPLVGQVSLLLSPTGRRCLADECGLRVEELTALSPKLRHLDERNVGADIASGSHRQDGMAVVPCSAGTLGRIASGVSDGLVTRAADVCLKERRPLVLCLRETPLNRIHLENMLRVHDAGAVVMPIMPGFYHRPDTLDDLFQAFATRVLDQLGLPEADARRWGG; this is translated from the coding sequence ATGGAGAACCGGCGCATCATCCTCGCCATCACCGGCGCCACCGGCGCCGGGTTCGGCGTGGCCGTGGCCCGGCGCCTGGCGGCCAATCCGCTCGTCGGCCAGGTCTCCCTGCTGCTCTCCCCCACCGGGCGCCGCTGCCTGGCGGACGAATGCGGCCTGCGGGTGGAGGAGCTCACGGCCCTCTCCCCCAAGCTCCGCCACCTGGACGAACGCAACGTGGGCGCGGACATCGCCAGCGGCAGCCACCGCCAGGACGGCATGGCCGTGGTGCCCTGCAGCGCCGGGACCCTGGGGCGCATCGCCTCCGGCGTGAGCGACGGCCTGGTCACCCGGGCGGCCGACGTCTGCCTCAAGGAGCGGCGCCCGCTGGTGCTCTGCCTCCGGGAGACGCCCCTGAACCGCATCCACCTGGAGAACATGCTGCGGGTCCACGACGCCGGCGCCGTGGTGATGCCCATCATGCCCGGCTTCTACCACCGCCCCGACACCCTGGACGACCTGTTCCAGGCCTTCGCCACCCGGGTCCTGGACCAGCTGGGCCTGCCCGAAGCGGATGCCCGCCGGTGGGGCGGCTGA
- a CDS encoding YheT family hydrolase, whose translation MNLARPPLACVPPPWARGAHLQTLAAQYLPNPLPDLPWQPLRLDLGDGDALALRALDGTTGVAVHLFHGLGGSVEGHYMRRLAARLHAQGHAVLAANHRGAGEGAGLARHTYHSGATADMAAVLRLGRQRFPGQLQVAVGFSISANILLLLAGRDRHLDLPDRAIAVNPPADLEACSQRLGVGFNRVYDQYFLQRLRREVQGRPGGEAARATRTLRAFDAAYTAPQAGFPTREAYYALCSCGPHLAGIQVPTVILTSRDDPFAPASDLLVRPVPPSVHLHVEATGGHMGYITRNLPDRRWLDYAVTHYLAALAAFRP comes from the coding sequence ATGAACCTGGCCCGGCCCCCGCTGGCCTGCGTCCCCCCGCCCTGGGCCCGGGGCGCCCACCTGCAGACCCTCGCGGCCCAGTACCTCCCCAATCCCCTCCCGGACCTGCCCTGGCAACCCCTGCGCCTGGACCTGGGCGACGGGGACGCCCTGGCCCTGCGGGCCCTGGACGGCACCACCGGCGTGGCCGTGCACCTCTTCCACGGGCTGGGCGGCAGCGTGGAAGGCCACTACATGCGAAGGCTGGCCGCGCGCCTTCACGCCCAGGGCCACGCCGTGCTGGCCGCCAACCACCGCGGCGCCGGGGAGGGTGCCGGCCTGGCCCGGCACACCTACCACAGCGGCGCCACCGCCGACATGGCAGCCGTGCTGCGCCTGGGCCGCCAGCGCTTCCCGGGCCAGCTCCAGGTGGCCGTGGGCTTCTCCATCAGCGCCAACATCCTGCTCCTCCTGGCCGGCCGCGACCGCCACCTGGACCTCCCCGACCGCGCCATCGCCGTGAACCCCCCCGCCGACCTGGAAGCCTGCTCCCAGCGCCTGGGCGTGGGCTTCAACCGCGTCTACGACCAGTACTTCCTCCAGCGCCTGCGCCGGGAGGTCCAGGGCCGCCCCGGCGGCGAAGCCGCCCGCGCCACCCGCACCCTGCGCGCCTTCGACGCCGCCTACACCGCCCCCCAGGCCGGCTTCCCCACCCGGGAGGCCTACTACGCCCTCTGCTCCTGCGGCCCCCACCTGGCCGGCATCCAGGTGCCCACCGTCATCCTCACCTCCCGGGACGACCCCTTCGCCCCCGCCTCCGACCTCCTGGTCCGGCCGGTCCCGCCCTCCGTCCACCTCCACGTGGAGGCCACGGGCGGCCACATGGGCTACATCACCCGTAACCTCCCCGACCGCCGCTGGCTGGACTACGCGGTTACCCACTACCTCGCGGCACTGGCCGCCTTCCGGCCCTGA
- a CDS encoding superoxide dismutase, with protein MAYEPKNYDHLKGGALKGFSDSQLDQHFTLYKGYVAKLNEIESKLAEADNTKPNYSFSEYTELKRREAVAFNGSFLHELYFENLGANASISPELQKALDAQGGKDKLVADLKATALSGPGWALLTRNRRDGKLHTYFIAEHHLGLPIEQDLLLVLDSWEHAFMVDYGIKRPDYINAFNENINWAEVSKRFAR; from the coding sequence ATGGCTTATGAACCCAAGAATTACGACCACCTGAAGGGCGGTGCCCTCAAAGGCTTCAGCGACAGCCAGCTGGACCAGCACTTCACCCTCTACAAAGGCTACGTGGCCAAGCTGAACGAGATCGAATCCAAGCTCGCCGAAGCCGACAACACCAAGCCCAACTACTCCTTCAGCGAGTACACGGAGCTCAAGCGCCGGGAGGCCGTGGCCTTCAACGGCTCCTTCCTCCACGAGCTCTACTTCGAGAACCTGGGCGCCAACGCCTCCATCTCCCCCGAGCTGCAGAAAGCCCTGGACGCCCAGGGCGGCAAGGACAAGCTCGTCGCCGACCTCAAGGCCACCGCCCTCTCCGGCCCCGGCTGGGCCCTGCTCACCCGCAACCGCCGCGACGGCAAGCTCCACACCTACTTCATCGCCGAGCACCACCTGGGCCTGCCCATCGAGCAGGACCTCCTCCTGGTGCTGGACAGCTGGGAGCACGCCTTCATGGTGGACTACGGCATCAAGCGCCCGGACTACATCAACGCGTTCAACGAAAACATCAACTGGGCCGAAGTCTCCAAGCGGTTCGCACGGTAG
- the folE gene encoding GTP cyclohydrolase I, which yields MAFDTARAAAAVGELLRAFGADAASPELAETPQRVADFWAERLSGYGQDPSQELQPLPGVLAPCPVILDRVPFVSTCEHHLAPFEGFATIGYLPGEGGTVGLSKLVRVVQGYANRLQVQERLTHQIAQALETHLRPAAWGVKLVAVHTCMSHRGPKTPQVPVTTQVLGGQWLTQPPASFQA from the coding sequence ATGGCGTTCGACACGGCGAGGGCGGCGGCGGCGGTCGGGGAGCTTCTCAGGGCCTTCGGGGCGGATGCCGCTTCCCCCGAACTGGCCGAGACGCCCCAGCGGGTCGCCGATTTCTGGGCGGAGCGCCTCAGCGGGTACGGGCAGGATCCCTCCCAGGAACTCCAGCCCCTCCCCGGGGTCCTGGCCCCCTGCCCCGTGATCCTGGACCGGGTGCCCTTCGTGAGCACCTGCGAGCACCACCTGGCCCCCTTCGAGGGCTTCGCCACCATCGGCTACCTCCCCGGCGAGGGCGGCACCGTGGGCCTCTCCAAGCTGGTGCGGGTCGTCCAGGGCTACGCCAACCGGCTCCAGGTGCAGGAGCGCCTCACCCACCAGATCGCCCAGGCCCTGGAGACCCACCTGCGCCCCGCGGCCTGGGGCGTGAAGCTGGTGGCGGTGCACACCTGCATGTCCCACCGGGGCCCCAAGACCCCCCAGGTGCCCGTGACCACCCAGGTGCTGGGGGGCCAATGGCTTACCCAGCCGCCGGCCAGCTTCCAGGCTTGA